In Salvelinus namaycush isolate Seneca chromosome 37, SaNama_1.0, whole genome shotgun sequence, the following are encoded in one genomic region:
- the LOC120030773 gene encoding LOW QUALITY PROTEIN: mediator of DNA damage checkpoint protein 1-like (The sequence of the model RefSeq protein was modified relative to this genomic sequence to represent the inferred CDS: deleted 2 bases in 1 codon; substituted 1 base at 1 genomic stop codon), protein MEATQLIDDSILEESEEEDGEMRKEKRGEPLAKLRVLKNEHISETELPLYQGENVLGRNPNSCSLPLVARSVSKQHTVISISMFHGNRCHGNVATMETEALVWDLGSMNGTRKGRTKLTPHVRYALTEGECVVIADIPCQYVSVDQRGGQGHMQNPINAHSGRGRRTGPDRKAQFRGSPIGQGLGRETGTPKTERPTEGRGVNGEMGAPSSTELGGKGQTRAIPLSLEQTPTQPERTLVPESESDSDGEREGRRDKRGKYFVSDSDSHMSSPTCSTFLSPTNKVIPESEDDSPITHSSAKNRPKKVVSFSEEESDMDGPRQHPRRRRAQVIVEDSEEEGKEGTEALGEKETGTRTRGKEDVSVVNQVSQVERDRLTPSAPMVSTEVKFNMDSDTDVEGEEEMGLSAPVNSVTPPDATEPPTTDSDPGQIHMDSNTDVEEGDTMDGDSKLMLTAADVERKSVDSVPVVQQTEIHLDSDTDVDDDVVVSDSATNVTSFVSDPVEKPDGSAPAVPPVEFHLDTDTDVEEEDTDTHSKTVPESDSSGIRTGIAGHQEILLDSDTDEEDNPFAPPASSRTAELLNPPTSVGPAAAAPLEIRSDSDTDLEEDATQTMNLPPPNVATVTEDTVLASRQAVLPSPTTTITGAVTTTIALRSQDSDADTDAEEERLEPKPPRCRPPAGMVPESDLSEPSDFRMDSDTEEDGPEEAGQGQTGGRLREGAAGPGLLPLGGSPGPHQKCSTPLASSVQEEMETQAFLSPSDPFRHPALPPVLRPTSALSCSASDSQEDDDFVVAETQSFVLEAQNQGHQSSLPVEPTLDATQPYGLEPSLGEDQEEQPSRGSFQLGLSDSSHLHLQARDQASESTQAFNFPDGDSDLEATQTYGSGGGGEEPGLGQRSAVFGRNRQVDFVLEATQAYAAQPCSDTEEEDEEETPTTSNVATTETLPMSAYEEEEEDLVGAMPSTPVRRGRSGGARDREEEEQETQTGDVLINQYLSTAQTLDMVQESDDEEEAKPDSPRGRGQSQEQTVDEEETQTVCSYLSTAETQPMFTAAEDDDDNEEEELKSPSPRRRARSQRGRVEEEETPPSEFLTSSHISTAETQPMGTCDTEEEKEEDTKDKGRAQRGRGKESEAGTSGVSSRGRRGARGGEEEEEGAEPPKTQTRGKGKAVNTAGGRGRRGKVLSEEGESEKEEEVEVVEQGRRRRKSVKQQKEGEKERLEEGIEKERQEQAEKERLQKEKVESERVMKEQQERERMEQELKEQYERLERERVERRETERMEREEREQEEREQLERERKEREEQERLERESREREELERERVEREEKERIEGEQAENERLEKERKEILEKEKMEREEMKKQERERLKKNKEEKERLDRETKERDLKEKLEREKKEREKREAKEKEKEIIKEQQVKEQGEKQTKTMKMIQKHPLEVADQSPGEPSRFHPQLNHNLNLIFCPANQNQSQLVXRSRSNSSNSVSSERSSIGTLGSRGRGGRKTTSTTEPAPGPDNPTRNSTRRRTLVGTVVAPPTALEVTVQDILSSEQFVARRTRSRSSSTNSHSSLNSEVSTCIAASMSSQSKGRGGGRRKTGTESVSPSNRQSEQPRAPKPTARGRRSQKVEDYGPQPEINEKADSQEAGGTTRGQKKTDKTNEPDPVVADEETTPAQVTEDSPAPRGNGRGRGRGGQKDNTPESTTTTAGGDTPSEEGVESKTGGRGKGRKKGLEEEEESSGFKVPRGKAKVQRGGRRRAAEEGEKEEKPASTPAKRGRASTAQVKKIAEEEKSMEGQSEKMEEAGTVQRKVRGRQSTVQIKKEEESVLDSNSVVPQTPTGKSRGKRRAPVESSPFAKTPCSSSASPLSSLSSPGTLGRARASTQSYKVLFTGVVDEEGGKVVSRLGGSLAKGVADMTHLVTDRIRRTVKFLCAVARGVPVVTTDWLDKCGKVSSFLPTDRYLVKDREQENKFSFCLEESLRTASIQPLLQGYEVHVTRSVLPQPAQMKDIIVCSGARFLSKMPSTQKAQARTLVISCGEDWSLCAPALSASLPVLSAEFLLTGILQQRVDLVTHVLSAPKPRAQPGAKGQASGRKRT, encoded by the exons agTTGCCTCTCTACCAGGGAGAGAATGTGTTGGGTCGAAACCCAAACTCCTGCTCCCTGCCCCTCGTGGCCCGCTCCGTATCCAAGCAACACACCGTCATCTCCATCTCAATGTTTCACGGCAACCGTTGTCACGGCAACGTTGCCACCATGGAGACAGAGGCTTTAGTGTGGGACCTGGGGAGCATGAATGGGACAAGGAAGGGCCGGACCAAACTGACCCCTCACGTCCGCTACGCTCTGACCGAGGGAGAGTGTGTGGTAATAGCTGACATCCCCTGCCAGTATGTCTCTGTGGACCAGAGGGGGGGACAGGGGCACATGCAGAACCCGATCAACGCACACTCTGGAAGGGGAAGGAGGACAGGGCCAGACAGGAAGGCCCAGTTCAGAGGAAGCCCTATTGGCCAAGGTCTGGGACGAGAGACTGGCACACCGAAGACTGAGAGACCGACTGAGGGTAGAGGAGTCAATGGAGAGATGGGGGCACCATCGTCGACTGAGCTGGGTGGAAAGGGTCAAACTCGGGCCATACCCCTGTCGTTGGAACAAACCCCCACACAGCCTGAGAGGACACTGGTGCCTGAATCTGAGTCTGACTCCGACGGAGAGCGAGAGGGACGGAGAGACAAACGGGGAAAGTACTTTG TCTCTGATTCTGACTCCCACATGTCCAGTCCCACCTGTTCTACATTCCTCAGTCCTACAAACAAAGTCATTCCAGAGAG TGAGGACGACAGCCCCATCACTCACTCCTCTGCTAAAAACAGACCCAAGAAAGTAGTGAGCTTCAGTGAGGAGGAGAGCGACATGGATGGACCGAGACAGCATCCCAGGAGAAGAAGAGCACAAGTGATAGTGGAAGACAgcgaggaggaggggaaggaaggCACAGAGGCACTAGGAGAGAAGGAAACTGGGACAAGGACAAGAGGAAAGGAAGATGTgtcagtggtgaaccaggtcaGTCAAGTTGAGAGAGATAGATTAACCCCCTCTGCACCGATGGTGTCTACAGAGGTCAAGTTTAACATGGACAGTGACACAGacgtagagggagaggaggagatggggctgTCTGCACCTGTAAACAGTGTTACGCCACCAGACGCAACAGAACCTCCTACTACAGACTCTGACCCAGGCCAGATCCACATGGACAGTAATACTGATGTCGAGGAAGGAGATACTATGGACGGTGACTCTAAGTTAATGCTAACTGCAGCCGATGTGGAGAGGAAATCAGTAGATTCTGTCCCAGTGGTGCAGCAAACAGAGATACACCTGGACAGTGATACAGACGtggatgatgatgttgttgtGTCGGACAGTGCTACCAATGTTACCTCCTTCGTATCGGATCCGGTTGAGAAACCAGACGGTTCTGCCCCTGCAGTGCCGCCCGTAGAATTCCACCTAGACACTGACACAGATGTGGAAGAggaggacacagacacacattccaAAACAGTTCCAGAATCAGATTCTAGTGGGATCAGAACAGGGATTGCTGGTCACCAGGAGATCCTTTTGGACAGTGATACTGATGAAGAAGACAACCCTTTTGCCCCTCCGGCCAGCAGCAGAACAGCGGAGCTCCTTAATCCACCCACCAGTGTAGGACCTGCAGCTGCTGCTCCTCTGGAGATCAGGTCTGACAGCGACACAGACTTAGAGGAAGACGCCACACAGACCATGAACCTTCCTCCTCCTAATGTCGCCACGGTAACGGAGGACACGGTGTTAGCGTCGCGACAGGCCGTGCTTCCATCACCCACAACAACGATAACCGGTGCTGTTACCACGACAATCGCTCTCAGGTCTCAGGACTCTGATGCTGACACAGATGCTGAGGAGGAGAGGTTGGAGCCCAAACCCCCCCGGTGTCGGCCCCCAGCAGGGATGGTCCCGGAGTCGGACCTCAGTGAGCCCAGTGACTTCAGGATGGACAGTGATACGGAGGAGGATGGACCAGAGGAGGCAGGCCAGGGACAGACTGGAGGTCGGCTCAGAGAGGGGGCAGCTGGCCCCGGGCTGCTCCCCCTGGGGGGTTCCCCTGGCCCTCATCAGAAGTGCTCCACCCCTTTGGCATCGTCAGTACAGGAGGAGATGGAGACTCAGGCCTTCCTCAGTCCCTCTGACCCCTTCAGAC ACCCAGCTCTCCCTCCTGTGCTGAGGCCTACATCAGCATTGTCCTGCTCTGCATCAGACAGCCAGGAGGACGATGACTTTGTGGTGGCCGAAACCCAGTCATTTGTGTTGGAGGCCCAGAACCAGGGCCATCAGAGCAGCCTTCCAGTGGAACCAACCCTGGATGCTACACAGCCCTACGGTCTGGAGCCTTCCTTGGGGGAGGACCAGGAGGAGCAGCCCAGCCGAGGCTCCTTCCAGCTGGGTCTGTCAGACAGCAGCCACCTCCACCTCCAGGCCAGGGACCAGGCCTCAGAGAGCACCCAGGCATTCAACTTCCCAGATGGGGATTCTGACCTGGAGGCCACCCAGACCTATGGATCTGGAGGGGGAGGCGAGGAGCCTGGCCTGGGCCAGAGGTCTGCGGTGTTCGGGAGGAACAGGCAGGTGGACTTTGTCCTGGAGGCAACACAGGCTTATGCTGCCCAGCCTTGCAGTGACacagaggaggaagatgaagaggagacCCCCACCACGTCTAATGTTGCTACGACTGAAACCCTGCCCATGTCTGCctatgaggaagaggaggaagatttGGTTGGGGCCATGCCCTCAACCCCAGTAAGGAGAGGGAGATCTGGAGGAGCgagggacagagaggaagaggagcaggagaCCCAGACTGGTGACGTGCTGATCAACCAATACCTCTCCACGGCTCAAACTCTGGACATGGTCCAGGAGAGTGATGATGAGGAAGAAGCCAAACCAGACTCACCCAGAGGAAGAGGACAGTCCCAAGAACAGACAGTAGACGAGGAAGAGACACAGACTGTCTGCTCCTACCTCTCCACTGCTGAAACCCAGCCCATGTTTACTGCTgctgaggatgatgatgataatgaggaGGAAGAACTCAAATCTCCATCACCCAGAAGGAGGGCAAGGTCCCAGAGAGGGAGAGTAGAAGAGGAGGAGACACCACCTAGTGAGTTCCTCACCAGCTCCCACATCTCCACCGCTGAAACTCAGCCTATGGGTACTTGTGACactgaggaagagaaggaggaagacaCCAAAGATAAAGGACGGGCTCAGAGAGGGCGAGGGAAAGAGTCGGAGGCTGGGACAAGCGGTGTCAGCAGTAGAGGTAGAAGAGGagctagaggaggagaggaagaagaggagggtgcTGAGCCTCCAAAGACACAGACAAGAGGGAAGGGGAAGGCTGTGAACACCGCaggaggcagagggaggagagggaaggtgctgtctgaggagggagagagtgagaaagaagaAGAGGTGGAGGTGGTTGAGCAAGGGAGAAGACGAAGAAAGAGTGTGAAAcaacagaaagagggagaaaaagaaagaCTTGAAGAGGGAATAGAAAAGGAAAGACAAGAACAAGCTGAGAAGGAACGGTTGCAGAAGGAAAAAGTAGAATCAGAAAGGGTTATGAAGGAACaacaggagagagaaaggatggaGCAGGAACTTAAAGAACAATATGAGagattagagagggagagagtggaaagACGAGAAacagaaaggatggagagagaggaaagggaacaGGAGGAAAGAGAGCAGCTTGAGAGGGAAAGGAAGGAACGAGAAGAGCAAGAAAGACTGGAGCGAGAAAGCAGGGAAAGGGAAGAGCTTGAGCGAGAGAGggtggaaagagaggagaaagagagaatagagggagaaCAAGCAGAAAATGAAAGATTGGAGAAAGAGCGTAAAGAGATATTGGAGAAGGAAAAAATGGAAAGAGAAGAGATGAAAAAACAGGAGCGAGAACGACTGAAGAAGAACAAGGAAGAGAAGGAGCGATTAGACAGGGAAACGAAGGAAAGAGACCTGAAAGAAAAActggagagggagaagaaggaAAGAGAAAAGAGGGAAGCCAAGGAGAAAGAAAAGGAGATTATTAAAGAACAACAAGTGAAGGAACAAGGAGAAAAACAAACAAAGACAATGAAAATGATCCAAAAACATCCACTAGAGGTCGCAGACCAATCACCAGGAGAACCGTCACGGTTCCACCCACAACTGAACCACAACCTGAACTTGATATTCTGTCCAGCCAACCAGAACCAGTCCCAGCTAGTATAA AGGTCTCGCTCCAACTCTTCCAACTCTGTCAGCTCTGAGAGATCCAGCATAGGCACCCtggggagcagagggagaggggggaggaagaccACCAGCACCACAGAGCCAGCCCCTGGTCCAGACAACCCCACCCGCAACAGCACCAGGAGACGGACGTTGGTCGGGACGGTTGTGGCTCCCCCTACTGCTTTGGAGGTCACAGTGCAGGACATTCTCTCCAGCGAACAGTTTGTTGCCAGGAGAACCCGCTCTCGCTCCAGCTCCACCAACTCCCACAGCTCCCTCAACTCAGAGGTCTCCACCTGTATCGCGGCTAGCATGAGCTCTCAGAGcaaagggaggggaggagggaggaggaagactggAACAGAGTCTGTCTCTCCCAGTAACAGGCAGAGTGAGCAGCCTCGAGCCCCCAAGCCCACAGCCAGAGGCAGGAGAAGCCAGAAAGTAGAGGATTATGGTCCACAGCCTGAGATTAATGAGAAGGCTGATTCTCAGGAGGCTGGTGGTACCACTAGAGGGCAGAAGAAAACAGACAAAACCAATGAGCCAGACCCTGTAGTAGCAGATGAAGAAACCACTCCAGCCCAGGTAACCGAGGACTCCCCCGCTCCTAGAGGGAATGGAAGAGGCCGGGGCCGAGGCGGACAGAAAGACAACACACCTGAATCCACCACTACAACAGCAGGAGGGGACACTCCAAGTGAAGAGGGAGTGGAGTCTAAAACAggtgggagagggaaagggaggaagaaggggctggaagaggaggaggagagcagtgGGTTCAAGGTTCCCCGGGGTAAAGCTAAGGTTCAGAGGGGAGGGAGACGCAGGGCagcagaggaaggagagaaagaggagaaaccTGCATCCACTCCAGCAAAGAGGGGCAGAGCCTCCACTGCACAGGTGAAAAAGAtagcagaggaggagaagagtatGGAGGGACAGAGTGAGAAGATGGAAGAGGCTGGTACTGTGCAGAGGAAAGTCCGAGGCAGGCAGTCAACGGTTCAGATAAAGAAAGAAGAGGAATCTGTTTTGGACTCTAATTCTGTG GTGCCCCAGACCCCTACAGGTAAGAGCAGAGGTAAGCGTAGGGCCCCTGTGGAATCATCACCTTTTGCCAAGACCCCTTgctcctcctctgcctctcccctgtcctctctctcctcccctgggACACTGGGCCGAGCTAGGGCCTCTACGCAGTCCTACAAG GTGTTGTTTACAGGAGTGGTGGATGAGGAGGGGGGGAAGGTGGTGTCTCGTCTGGGGGGCAGCCTGGCGAAGGGCGTGGCCGACATGACCCACCTGGTGACTGACAGGATCCGACGCACCGTCAAGTTCCTGTGTGCTGTGGCCCGTGGCGTGCCCGTCGTCACCACCGATTGGCTGGATAAG tgTGGTAAGGTGAGTAGTTTCCTACCTACTGACAGGTACCTGGTGAAGGACAGGGAGCAGGAGAACAAGTTCAGCTTCTGTCTGGAGGAATCACTGAGGACCGCCAGCATCCAACCTCTACTACAG ggaTATGAGGTCCATGTAACCAGGTCAGTGTTGCCTCAGCCAGCCCAGATGAAGGACATCATCGTCTGTAGCGGAGCTCGCTTCCTCTCCAAGATGCCCTCCACTCAGAAGGCCCAGGCCCGGACCCTAGTGATATCGTGTGGGGAGGACTGGTCTCTCTGtgctcctgctctctctgcttctctccccGTCCTCAGTGCTGAGTTCCTGCTAACTGGTATATTACAGCAGAGAGTGGACCTGGTAACCCATGTCCTCTCAGCCCCCAAACCCAGGGCCCAGCCAGGAGCCAAAGGCCAGGCCAGTGGCAGGAAGAGAACGTAA